From Campylobacter pinnipediorum subsp. caledonicus:
TCATTTGAAAGAGCAATAATTTTTATATCTTGATTGTTTTCAATTATATTTTTAATAAAATCATTAGAATTATCCAATGAATCCAAATCAATACAAAATATAGCATCTTTATTAAGTTTTATTTGCTTTGCAAATTCATTAATATTAGTCAAAATCACAGTATCTTGCGAAATATTATAACTCATCCATAAATTATAAAGCGAATTGCTTTTTGTAAATAAAACAACTTTCATACTATAATCTCCCTATATTTTTTATTTGATTGTCATAAACCAAATCCCCATTAATATATAAAAACACACTTTTATCACAAGGATTTAAAAATTTATATTTTATAGTATAAAGAAATTCTTTTACACTAAAAAAATCATTGTCAACATTAACGTTGATATCTATGCTTTTATCTGTTATAGAATACCTATAAGGTGATTTTAGATTTAAACTTTTCATATCAAATTCAAGTTTATCGTGATTTTCATCATAACCTTTTAAAATCAACTTAAGCAAATAAACTCTATCTTTAAAATCATCAAGTTTAACTTCATCTCTAAACAAAAAAATTTCAACGTATCTATCTAAAAATTCAGAAATTTCTTTTTCACAATCTTTAAAAACTAATTTTTCTATATCAGAATTTATTATATCACAAACATTATTGCTCTTTAATATTAATAAATTATAATCATTATTAGCAATCAAGCTATAATCATTAAAATTTTTATCATAATAAGCAATATTATTCATAATACACCATCTATCTCTCTGTTAAAGCATTGTTTTTTGCTTTTAAAATAGGTTTTAACAAATAATCTAAGATCGTTTTCTTGCCAGTAATAATATCGGCACTCACAATCATACCTACTTTAATTTTAAGTTGTTTTTTCTCATTACCCAAATAATTTTTATCAGTCTCGACCCTTACAAGATAGTAACTATCTCCGGTTTTCTCATTTGTCTCGGTATCGGCACTTATTTGGGTAACTTTACCTTTTAATCCACCATAAATACTAAAATCATAAGCTGTAAACTTAACAACTGTATCAAGCCCTTGTCTCAAAAATGCAACATCAGCCGGTTTAACCTTAATCTCAGCAACAAGCTTATCTTCAACAGGAACTATCTCAGCTATGTTTTCTCCAGGTTTTATAACTCCAGAAACAGTATGAATCATAAGCTTACTAACAATACCGTTAACAGGAGACCTAACAAATGTTCGATCAACCCTATCGCTTAAATTTATTTGAGATTCATTCAAGCGTGCCATTTCTGCCGAAACTTCATTTAATTCTTTCTTCGCATTGTTTTTAAAAGCTAGTTTTGACTCTTCTATTTTGTTCTCAACTTCATTGATTGTTGATTGGACCCTAGATATAGATAGTTTTGCTAAATCAAGCTCCCCTTTTAAATCATTAAGTCTTCTTCTAAACTGTAAATACTCAACCTCACTAACAAGACCTTTTTTAAACAAAGGCTCCATTATGTCTTTTTCTTTAACAGACAAAGAATAACTTCTCTCTGTTTGTTCTATCTTATTTCTTAACTCTCTTAATTCACTTTGACGCTGAATTAGTTGTTCTGTAAGTATCATTAGTTGTTCATTAAGTTGTGCCTTATTAGAATTATATAAACTTACTTCATAAAATATAGCCTTGCTATTATTAACATCTCTAACTGAATCGAATTTAAATTCTTTGTCATTAGCTTCGGCATCAAGCCTTAGAAATTTAGCCTGCAGCTCTTTAAACCTTATTTGTGATTCACCATAACTACTTGAAAAATTTTTGTTATTAATCTTTAAAATAACCTGATCTTTTTTTACTTCATCGCCCTCTTTTACTAAAATTTCTTGAACAATACCACCTTCTAGATTTTGTATTGATTGATTTTTGCCTGAAGGAATGATTTTTCCTGTGCCTCTTGTTATCTCATCTATTTCCGCTTGAGATGACCAAAAAACTAACCAAAAAATAGTAAAAAATATAATATAAAGCAAATTTCTTGAATTTGAAGGTGCTTTAGCCAAAACAGCCTCTGAAAGACTTGACATGAATCTTATATCATGTGCATCATAATTTTTATTTTTAACATTACAATTGATTCTTTTTGCGGTATTATAAATTTCATTTCCAACATCATTTTGAATTTCTATATTTTTATTCAAATTATCTTTAGTAGAATTAATCATTTGATTATTATCTGTATTCATTATTTATTTCCCGCTTAATTTTTTTAAAATCTCATCTCTATTACCATCAAGTAATACTTTGCCATTATCAAGAACTATAATTCTATCTACCAAATCAAGTAAAGACATTCTGTGAGTAACTAAAACCATCGTTTTATTTGCTAAGTTTATTTTTAAATTTTGTTTTAGTTTGTTTTCAACGGTGCTATCTAAGGAATTTGTAGGCTCATCGAGCAAAATTATAGGACTATCAAGCAAAAATGCTCTTGCTAGCGCTATACTTTGTCTTTGGCCTCCACTTATACCATCTCCACGCTCAAGAACTGGCATATCAAAACCCAAAGGATGCATGTTAACATATTCATCAACGCCACTTATTTTTGCAGCTCTAATAATTTGCATATCATCAGCATAAGGTGCTTTTTGAACTATATTTTCCCTAACCGTTCCTTTAAATAACAAAACATCTTGTGGAACATATGCTATATTTCTTCTTAAGTCAGCTGGATCGATTTGATTTATATCGATTCCATCTATAAGCACAGAACCATCTGTCGGTGCATATAAGCCAAGCATAAGCTTTTGTATAGTTGTTTTTCCAGAGCCATTTCTTCCAATTATTGCAACTTTTTCTCCAACTTGTATTGTAAAATTAACTCTATCCAAAGAACCTTTTACTGTTTCAGGATATGCAAAGCTAACATTTTTAAATTCTATTTTACCTTGAAAAGTATTTCTTCTAACAAATTTTTTACCTTCTGGTCTTTCAACTGGCATATTCATGATATTATCTATACCTTTATATGCTGTTTTTGTTTGTTCAAAATTAGCCACAAGCGCAGCTACTTGCCCCATTGGAGCAATAGCACGCCCAGAGAGAATAACAGTTGCTATCAAACCACCCATAGTAAGGTTAGTATCTTTAATCATATAAACACCCATAACAACGATCGCAATTGTGTTAAGATGTACCAAGAAAGCAGTTATTGTAGTTATAGATGTTGTTATCATCTTTGATTTTATGCTTCTGCTAGATATTTCACCAGTAGCCTCTTCCCAATTCCACTGAACATGACCACTTGCACCAAGTGTTTTTATCGTTTCAAGTCCATTTAGACTTTCTATTAATATACCATTTTTTGCAGCAGACGCCTCAAATGTGCTTTTTATTGCATTTTGCAAAGGATTTTTAATTGAAAATGTGTATATAAGTATAATAAACATAGTTGCAATAGGTGCAAAAACCAAATAGCTACCTATAAAATAAATAGTAAGCAAAAATATTATAGAAAATGGTAAATCAACAATAGCAGCCAAAGATGCCGAAGAAAAGAAATTTCTTATAACATCAAATTCTTTAAGATTACTAGCAAAAGAGCCTACTGATTTTGGTCTATTTGTTAATTTTAAATCCATAACTCTTTCAAAAAGAATAGAGCTCATAATAATATCGCTTTTTTTACCAGCAATTTCAAGAAAATAAGACCTTATAAATTTTAAGAAAAAATCTATCAAATACACAACTAAAACACCAATAGCCAAAACCCATAATGTTTCAACAGCATTATTAGGAACAACCCTATCATAAACATTCATTGTAAAAAGAGGACTAGCAAGAACAAATAAATTTATAATAAAAGTAGCTATAATAACATCAAAATATATTTTTTTTGATTTTTTAAGTGTTCCCCAAAACCAATGCTCTTTAGTATTTTCAAGCAAATGTGAAGAACTAGACTCATCTGGAGAAAATTCTTTTTTTAGATAATAAGCATAGCCAAGGTATTCATTCTTTAATTTTTCTAATTCTATAGTGCTAACACCATTTGCTATATCTGGAACTATAATATTTGCTGTAGTTTTATCTGAGTTTATACTCTGAAGTATGCAAGCTCTTTTACCTCTTAGCATTAATATACAAGGTAAAACAAGAGGGGATATGTCTTCAAGTTGTTTTTTTACAAGAGTAGAAGCAAACCCTGCCCTCATAGCAGCTCTTGAAAAAAGTGATTTTGAACCACTTAATGAAAACAGCTCAACCTCTTCTCCATCTTCAACAGGAAGACCTATGGTTAGGGCATCTGCACTATAAGGATTGTTATGAAGCTTTGTAAAAATGACAAGACATTCTAATAATTCATCTTTTTTTACTGTATTTAACATTTTTTATCCAATATTTTTTGTGTTATCAATATAATTTCCTTGCATGCTTTTTATACCAAGTTCAATCAATTTATTTTTTTGTTCTTCATTTTCTACACCTATAGCTATTATATCAATTCCTTTTGAACTTGTTATAGTATCTAGTGATTTTTTGGTATATTCACCCTCTTTATCACCAAAGAAATCTATAATATTTACCGATCTAATTTTAACATAATCAGGGCTCAAGTCTTTTAGTTTTTCTATGCTCCTAGGGTTTATGTCAAAATGATCTAAACCAAAGCCAAACCTATATTCTCTTAAAATAGAAGCGAGTTTTAATACTCTAGATATAGATATATCATCCTTATTTGGAATTTCTATATATATTTTAGTTTTTGAACTAAGCCTAATATTTTTAAACAAATTTGTTAATTTATCAAAATTTTCATCAGAGCTTACTACTTCTTTGCCCAGGTTAATTGCAATAGCATTTTCATTAAAAATATTCTCTGATATCATATTTTTTACTTTTTCTATTACGTAAAAATCAAGTAACGCGCTCAAACCAAGCTCGTTCACCA
This genomic window contains:
- a CDS encoding DUF5416 family protein, whose amino-acid sequence is MNNIAYYDKNFNDYSLIANNDYNLLILKSNNVCDIINSDIEKLVFKDCEKEISEFLDRYVEIFLFRDEVKLDDFKDRVYLLKLILKGYDENHDKLEFDMKSLNLKSPYRYSITDKSIDINVNVDNDFFSVKEFLYTIKYKFLNPCDKSVFLYINGDLVYDNQIKNIGRL
- a CDS encoding HlyD family type I secretion periplasmic adaptor subunit, whose amino-acid sequence is MSSLSEAVLAKAPSNSRNLLYIIFFTIFWLVFWSSQAEIDEITRGTGKIIPSGKNQSIQNLEGGIVQEILVKEGDEVKKDQVILKINNKNFSSSYGESQIRFKELQAKFLRLDAEANDKEFKFDSVRDVNNSKAIFYEVSLYNSNKAQLNEQLMILTEQLIQRQSELRELRNKIEQTERSYSLSVKEKDIMEPLFKKGLVSEVEYLQFRRRLNDLKGELDLAKLSISRVQSTINEVENKIEESKLAFKNNAKKELNEVSAEMARLNESQINLSDRVDRTFVRSPVNGIVSKLMIHTVSGVIKPGENIAEIVPVEDKLVAEIKVKPADVAFLRQGLDTVVKFTAYDFSIYGGLKGKVTQISADTETNEKTGDSYYLVRVETDKNYLGNEKKQLKIKVGMIVSADIITGKKTILDYLLKPILKAKNNALTER
- a CDS encoding type I secretion system permease/ATPase; this translates as MLNTVKKDELLECLVIFTKLHNNPYSADALTIGLPVEDGEEVELFSLSGSKSLFSRAAMRAGFASTLVKKQLEDISPLVLPCILMLRGKRACILQSINSDKTTANIIVPDIANGVSTIELEKLKNEYLGYAYYLKKEFSPDESSSSHLLENTKEHWFWGTLKKSKKIYFDVIIATFIINLFVLASPLFTMNVYDRVVPNNAVETLWVLAIGVLVVYLIDFFLKFIRSYFLEIAGKKSDIIMSSILFERVMDLKLTNRPKSVGSFASNLKEFDVIRNFFSSASLAAIVDLPFSIIFLLTIYFIGSYLVFAPIATMFIILIYTFSIKNPLQNAIKSTFEASAAKNGILIESLNGLETIKTLGASGHVQWNWEEATGEISSRSIKSKMITTSITTITAFLVHLNTIAIVVMGVYMIKDTNLTMGGLIATVILSGRAIAPMGQVAALVANFEQTKTAYKGIDNIMNMPVERPEGKKFVRRNTFQGKIEFKNVSFAYPETVKGSLDRVNFTIQVGEKVAIIGRNGSGKTTIQKLMLGLYAPTDGSVLIDGIDINQIDPADLRRNIAYVPQDVLLFKGTVRENIVQKAPYADDMQIIRAAKISGVDEYVNMHPLGFDMPVLERGDGISGGQRQSIALARAFLLDSPIILLDEPTNSLDSTVENKLKQNLKINLANKTMVLVTHRMSLLDLVDRIIVLDNGKVLLDGNRDEILKKLSGK